One region of Culex pipiens pallens isolate TS chromosome 2, TS_CPP_V2, whole genome shotgun sequence genomic DNA includes:
- the LOC120417372 gene encoding probable chitinase 10 translates to MIAEFPPPCCRRGCQRLDFDVTVLLCCLSERSPGSTQWSELLKVERVPFLEHNVQEAHTNRVVTKNRQTGMGEFYVIFLVLFGSVFLVINAQNPCVGVPDGTFVNDFTACDGFFTCVREMPVPGTCPIGFNFNEPEQKCDHPWNVICLICEEDTTGAGFVRVPIEDECRMYTLCINSRGFLQECGDGQMFDPVGRQCDLEANVACEDRKCPNNLNPNVPTFVPDRTDCSRYVICMNREPIAEEQCSGDLLFNPATSQCDFPENVECEEIPPPSQLECPPTGLHFIPIADTCTDFAICLDGQRVGESTCADGLIFDIITSDCQIPSDDTQCLAPPA, encoded by the coding sequence ATGATTGCGGAATTCCCCCCTCCCTGCTGTCGCCGTGGGTGTCAAAGATTGGATTTTGACGTCACCGTTTTATTGTGCTGCTTATCGGAGCGGTCACCAGGTTCGACGCAATGGTCAGAGTTATTAAAGGTCGAACGCGTTCCGTTTCTAGAACATAACGTTCAAGAGGCTCATACGAATCGTGTTGTAACAAAGAACCGACAGACAGGAATGGGtgaattttatgtgatttttttggtgCTATTTGGAAGTGTCTTCCTCGTGATTAATGCTCAAAATCCATGCGTTGGAGTTCCGGACGGAACGTTCGTGAACGATTTTACGGCTTGCGATGGGTTCTTTACGTGCGTCCGGGAAATGCCAGTGCCGGGAACCTGTCCAATTGGGTTCAACTTTAATGAACCGGAGCAGAAGTGTGACCATCCGTGGAATGTGATTTGTTTGATCTGTGAAGAGGACACGACCGGGGCTGGATTTGTCCGGGTTCCCATCGAAGACGAGTGCAGGATGTACACACTTTGCATCAACAGCCGGGGATTCCTGCAGGAATGTGGCGATGGACAGATGTTTGATCCCGTGGGACGGCAGTGTGATTTGGAGGCCAATGTGGCCTGTGAAGATAGAAAATGTCCAAACAACCTCAACCCAAATGTGCCCACCTTTGTGCCGGACCGGACGGATTGCTCCCGGTACGTGATCTGCATGAACCGGGAACCGATTGCCGAGGAGCAGTGCTCCGGAGATTTGCTGTTCAACCCGGCAACGAGCCAGTGTGATTTCCCAGAAAATGTCGAGTGTGAAGAAATTCCTCCCCCATCGCAGCTGGAATGTCCCCCGACGGGACTGCACTTCATCCCGATCGCGGACACCTGCACCGATTTTGCCATCTGTCTCGACGGTCAACGCGTCGGCGAAAGCACCTGTGCCGATGGACTCATCTTCGACATCATCACCTCGGACTGCCAGATTCCCTCGGACGACACGCAGTGTCTTGCCCCGCCCGCGTAA